One segment of Streptomyces sp. NBC_01463 DNA contains the following:
- a CDS encoding winged helix-turn-helix domain-containing protein, with protein sequence MRYGILGTTQALRDDGTAVAIGGARLRALLAVLALRPGRTVPVAVLVDEVWDGEPPADAPGALQALVGRLRRILGHAEVASADSGYRLAAEPDSIDLYRFERLAGEGTRALEAGDPAKALSVLDDALGLWRGPVLADLPDRHTVATRWTARRLDARRARITAALALGRADEVLPELAALCGEHPLDEPLQALRLRALRDAGRTAQALAAYDEVRTVLADRLGTDPGPALSALHAELLRQEPPRTAPRPAPVAPAPVVRQGNLRARLTSFVGRESDIDALRGDLSRARLVTLLGPGGAGKTRLSQEAAESVDPAVWPDGVWLAELAPVDDPDAVPEAVLGALGARETVLRGAGAEELRAAERGAGEPLARLTEYCSRRRMLLLLDNCEHLIGAAAALADHLLARCPGLTVLATSREPLGVPGEFVRPVEPLPAPTALRLLAERGAAALPGFRVDADGATAVATAEICRRLDGLPLAIELAAARLRMLTPHQIAERLDDRFRLLTNGSRTVLPRQQTLRAVVDWSWDLLAEEERSTLRRLSVFAGGCTLEAAEAVCAYGPEQAHEVAGLLGSLVDKSLVVAAPTADGAMCYRLLETVGEYAAQRLEESGEREDVERRHQVYFRELARTTDPLLRGPGQRAAIELLRREYENLRTALRHAVAARDEQEALCMVISLSWYWQIRNLRSDALHWADATAALGPDPFATPVRPAPSIHERCTDAPPPMGPELLQEARRQVALVQLVSMDHAMDEWTNEASMERLRGIAATYRAGQPQTCRSPASLWFFAVMLTGGVQDLRHLLDETVRAAREFAFEWELAAALQMRANVLANRPDWAGAAHVDADESLEIFGRLGDDWGMAEALSSRGEANEKTGDYPRAAEDYQAAIGYAEKLGALAQVSVLRTRYAAVLTELGRGPEGEEILREVLADGRHTGHEARPAARLFLAMWLGRSGRTAEAREQFAVLLDEFKSQTMAIFEGFVIGGLAWLDNQDGEYAGALAQGRQALARLGDPLTQMVAPQMAVIHLVTLAWALGGLGEERGAAVAARLLAAGRELLPEGHFLTSMERENFARAEELARAVLGDTGYEAAYAEGGGLSLEEAAALVDAYRN encoded by the coding sequence GTGCGCTACGGCATCCTCGGTACCACCCAGGCACTCCGCGACGACGGCACGGCCGTCGCCATCGGCGGGGCGCGGTTGCGCGCCCTGCTCGCCGTGCTCGCGCTGCGCCCCGGCCGGACGGTGCCCGTCGCGGTGCTCGTCGACGAGGTGTGGGACGGGGAGCCGCCCGCCGACGCGCCGGGCGCCCTGCAGGCCCTCGTGGGCCGGCTGCGGCGGATACTCGGCCATGCCGAGGTCGCGTCGGCGGACAGCGGCTACCGGCTGGCCGCCGAACCGGACAGCATCGACCTGTACCGGTTCGAGCGGCTCGCGGGGGAGGGGACCCGGGCGCTGGAGGCGGGCGATCCGGCCAAGGCCCTGAGCGTCCTCGACGACGCGCTGGGCCTGTGGCGCGGACCGGTCCTCGCCGACCTCCCCGACCGCCACACCGTCGCGACGCGCTGGACGGCCCGCCGGCTCGACGCCCGCCGGGCCAGGATCACCGCGGCGCTCGCGCTCGGCCGGGCCGACGAGGTGCTGCCGGAGCTGGCCGCGCTCTGCGGCGAGCACCCCCTCGACGAACCCCTCCAGGCACTGCGGCTGCGGGCCCTGCGCGACGCGGGACGCACCGCCCAGGCCCTGGCCGCGTACGACGAGGTGCGCACCGTCCTCGCCGACCGCCTCGGCACCGATCCCGGGCCCGCGCTCAGCGCGCTGCACGCCGAACTGCTCCGCCAGGAACCGCCCCGCACCGCCCCGCGGCCGGCCCCCGTCGCTCCCGCCCCCGTCGTCCGCCAGGGCAACCTCCGGGCCAGGCTCACCAGCTTCGTCGGACGCGAGAGCGACATCGACGCGCTGCGCGGCGACCTCTCCCGGGCCCGGCTGGTCACCCTGCTCGGGCCGGGCGGGGCCGGGAAGACCCGGCTCTCCCAGGAGGCCGCCGAGTCCGTCGACCCGGCGGTGTGGCCGGACGGGGTCTGGCTGGCCGAGCTCGCGCCCGTCGACGATCCCGACGCGGTGCCGGAGGCGGTGCTCGGGGCACTCGGTGCCCGGGAGACCGTGCTGCGCGGCGCCGGCGCCGAGGAGCTCCGGGCCGCCGAACGGGGCGCCGGCGAACCGCTCGCCCGCCTCACCGAGTACTGCTCCCGCCGCCGCATGCTGCTGCTCCTGGACAACTGCGAGCATCTGATCGGGGCCGCCGCCGCCCTAGCCGACCACCTGCTGGCCCGTTGCCCGGGTCTCACCGTCCTCGCCACCAGTCGCGAACCCCTCGGTGTGCCCGGCGAGTTCGTCCGGCCCGTCGAGCCGCTGCCCGCCCCGACGGCCCTGCGCCTGCTGGCCGAGCGCGGCGCCGCCGCCCTGCCCGGCTTCCGGGTCGACGCCGACGGGGCGACCGCGGTGGCCACCGCCGAGATCTGCCGCCGGCTGGACGGCCTGCCGCTCGCCATCGAACTCGCCGCCGCCCGGCTGCGGATGCTCACCCCGCACCAGATCGCCGAGCGGCTCGACGACCGGTTCCGGCTGCTGACCAACGGCAGCCGCACCGTGCTCCCGCGCCAGCAGACCCTGCGGGCCGTCGTCGACTGGTCCTGGGACCTCCTCGCCGAGGAGGAGCGCAGCACCCTGCGCAGGCTCTCCGTCTTCGCCGGCGGCTGCACCCTCGAAGCGGCCGAGGCGGTCTGCGCGTACGGACCGGAGCAGGCGCACGAGGTCGCCGGGCTGCTCGGCTCCCTCGTCGACAAGTCCCTGGTCGTGGCTGCACCGACGGCGGACGGCGCGATGTGCTACCGGCTGCTGGAGACCGTCGGCGAGTACGCGGCGCAGCGGCTGGAGGAGTCCGGGGAGCGGGAGGACGTCGAGCGCCGCCACCAGGTGTACTTCCGGGAACTGGCCCGTACCACCGACCCGTTGCTCCGCGGCCCCGGACAGCGGGCCGCCATCGAGCTCCTGCGCCGGGAGTACGAGAACCTGCGCACCGCGCTGCGGCACGCCGTCGCCGCCCGCGACGAGCAGGAGGCGCTGTGCATGGTGATCTCGCTGTCCTGGTACTGGCAGATCCGCAATCTGCGCAGCGACGCGCTGCACTGGGCGGACGCCACCGCGGCCCTCGGGCCCGACCCGTTCGCCACGCCCGTGCGGCCCGCGCCCTCGATCCACGAGCGCTGCACCGACGCGCCCCCGCCGATGGGACCCGAACTGCTCCAGGAGGCCAGGCGCCAGGTGGCGCTGGTCCAGCTGGTCAGCATGGACCACGCGATGGACGAGTGGACGAACGAGGCCAGCATGGAGCGGCTGCGGGGGATCGCCGCGACCTACCGGGCCGGCCAGCCGCAGACCTGCCGGAGCCCCGCATCGCTGTGGTTCTTCGCCGTCATGCTCACCGGAGGCGTGCAGGACCTGCGTCACCTCCTGGACGAAACGGTCCGCGCCGCAAGGGAGTTCGCCTTCGAGTGGGAACTCGCCGCGGCACTCCAGATGCGTGCCAACGTGCTGGCCAACCGCCCCGACTGGGCGGGCGCGGCCCATGTGGACGCCGACGAGAGCCTGGAGATCTTCGGCCGTCTCGGCGACGACTGGGGGATGGCCGAGGCGCTCTCCTCCCGCGGCGAGGCGAACGAGAAGACGGGCGACTACCCCCGCGCGGCCGAGGACTACCAGGCCGCGATCGGCTACGCGGAGAAGCTCGGCGCCCTGGCCCAGGTGTCGGTGCTCCGCACCCGGTACGCCGCCGTGCTCACCGAGCTCGGCCGCGGTCCGGAGGGTGAGGAGATCCTGCGCGAGGTGCTCGCCGACGGGCGGCACACGGGGCACGAGGCGAGACCGGCGGCGCGGCTCTTCCTGGCCATGTGGCTGGGCCGCAGCGGCCGTACCGCCGAGGCGCGCGAGCAGTTCGCGGTGCTGCTCGACGAGTTCAAGTCCCAGACGATGGCGATCTTCGAGGGCTTCGTGATCGGCGGTCTGGCCTGGCTGGACAACCAGGACGGTGAGTACGCCGGCGCGCTGGCGCAGGGCAGGCAGGCGCTGGCCCGCCTGGGTGACCCGCTGACGCAGATGGTGGCGCCGCAGATGGCCGTGATCCATCTGGTCACCCTGGCCTGGGCGCTGGGCGGGCTCGGCGAGGAGCGCGGGGCGGCCGTCGCCGCGCGACTGCTGGCCGCCGGCCGGGAGCTGCTGCCCGAGGGGCACTTCCTGACGTCCATGGAACGGGAGAACTTCGCCCGTGCCGAGGAGCTGGCCCGTGCCGTGCTCGGGGACACCGGCTACGAGGCGGCGTACGCCGAGGGCGGCGGCCTCTCCCTGGAGGAGGCCGCCGCCCTCGTCGACGCGTACCGGAACTGA
- a CDS encoding endonuclease/exonuclease/phosphatase family protein: protein MVQAYRTDTGNGGAEPQRSGSRFQDLRDRLTRDRGIWRRGIVLAGCSLVLTLVMLLHAQIPNTIGNLGSLTETFLPWCAVFVPLLLVLGLVRRSATALIALLLPVVVWFNLFGGLLLNDKSGSGGDLTIATHNVNADNPDPAGTAQQVAGSGADVIALQELPGGQVARYESALADRFPYHSVQGTVGLWSKYPISDTRPVDIKMGWVRAMRTTVTTPEGPIAFYVAHLPSVRVKLHAGFTASQRDQSADALGEAISDEPLERVALLGDLNGTMNDRSLNAVTSQMRSTQGAAGDGFGFSWPASFPMARIDQIMVKGVEPMSSWTLPATDSDHLPIAARVKL from the coding sequence ATGGTTCAGGCGTACAGGACGGACACCGGAAACGGCGGCGCGGAACCGCAGCGCTCCGGCTCCCGTTTCCAGGACCTGCGCGACAGACTCACCCGGGACCGGGGCATCTGGCGGCGCGGCATCGTCCTGGCCGGCTGCTCGCTCGTGCTGACCCTCGTGATGCTCCTGCACGCGCAGATCCCGAACACCATCGGCAACCTGGGCAGCCTCACCGAGACGTTCCTGCCGTGGTGCGCCGTCTTCGTCCCGCTGCTGCTGGTCCTGGGCCTGGTGCGCCGCTCGGCGACCGCGCTGATCGCCCTGCTGCTGCCGGTCGTGGTCTGGTTCAACCTCTTCGGCGGGCTGCTGCTCAACGACAAGTCGGGCAGCGGCGGCGACCTCACCATCGCCACCCACAACGTCAACGCGGACAACCCCGACCCGGCCGGCACCGCCCAGCAGGTCGCCGGCTCCGGGGCCGACGTCATCGCGCTCCAGGAGCTCCCCGGCGGCCAGGTGGCCCGGTACGAATCGGCGCTCGCCGACCGCTTCCCGTACCACTCGGTGCAGGGGACCGTCGGACTGTGGAGCAAGTACCCGATCAGCGACACCCGCCCGGTGGACATCAAGATGGGCTGGGTCCGCGCCATGCGGACCACCGTCACCACGCCCGAGGGACCGATCGCCTTCTACGTCGCGCATCTGCCCTCGGTACGGGTCAAGCTGCACGCCGGATTCACCGCCAGCCAGCGGGACCAGAGCGCGGACGCCCTCGGCGAGGCCATCTCCGACGAGCCGCTGGAGCGGGTCGCCCTGCTCGGCGACCTCAACGGCACCATGAACGACCGCTCGCTCAACGCGGTCACCTCCCAGATGCGCTCCACCCAGGGCGCGGCCGGTGACGGCTTCGGGTTCAGCTGGCCGGCGTCGTTCCCGATGGCCCGGATCGACCAGATCATGGTGAAGGGCGTCGAGCCCATGTCGTCCTGGACGCTCCCGGCCACGGACAGCGACCATCTTCCGATCGCCGCCCGCGTCAAACTCTGA
- a CDS encoding MFS transporter, with protein sequence MSIPSGAPVAVPQVPEAVHRRRWAILAVLMFSLLIVVLDNSILNVAVKTIASPSPTGLGATQSELEWAINSYTLVFAGLLFTAGLLGDRIGRKKVLLFGIVLFGLGSALAAMSGSPGELITWRAVMGFGAAFVMPATLAVLMNVFERDEQPKAIGIWAGSVGLGIAIGPITGGLLLEHFWWGSIFLVNVPVVVVALIAMVILVPDSRDPKPGRLDPVGVVLSIIGLVLLVYGIIRGGELADFTDASVLLPVIGGLAVLVVFVLHEKRSSSPAIDVSYFRKPAFSAAVAAIALVFFALMGVTFFSAFYMQSVRGWSALQSGLLILPLAVAQMIFAPRARLVVERFGARAVCTVGMLLVAGGLAAFVLFDATTPVWVMCVVFFVQGTGMAHVMPPVTVAVMQALPREKAGSGSAVNNTFRQVGGALGIAVLGSVLSTVYRGDIEGHLDAVPAAARDVAGESIEATLGVAEKMGPAGTPLVAAAHDAFLSAMHVTAIGSACVALVGAIVVALFLPGRPPAGQPPAQEEEAVPARAAR encoded by the coding sequence ATGTCCATACCGTCCGGCGCTCCCGTCGCCGTGCCCCAGGTCCCCGAGGCGGTCCACCGCCGCCGCTGGGCGATCCTCGCTGTTCTGATGTTCAGCCTGCTCATCGTGGTGCTCGACAACTCGATCCTGAATGTCGCGGTCAAGACGATCGCCTCGCCCTCGCCCACCGGTCTGGGAGCCACCCAGAGCGAGCTGGAGTGGGCCATCAACTCCTACACCCTCGTCTTCGCCGGGCTGCTCTTCACCGCGGGCCTGCTCGGCGACCGCATCGGCCGCAAGAAGGTCCTGCTCTTCGGCATCGTCCTGTTCGGCCTGGGCTCCGCCCTCGCCGCCATGTCGGGATCGCCCGGTGAACTCATCACCTGGCGCGCCGTGATGGGCTTCGGGGCCGCCTTCGTGATGCCGGCCACCCTCGCCGTCCTGATGAACGTCTTCGAACGCGACGAGCAGCCCAAGGCCATCGGCATCTGGGCCGGCAGCGTCGGCCTCGGCATCGCGATCGGCCCGATCACCGGCGGGCTGCTCCTGGAACACTTCTGGTGGGGCTCGATCTTCCTGGTCAACGTGCCCGTCGTGGTCGTCGCGCTGATCGCGATGGTGATCCTCGTACCGGACTCCAGGGACCCGAAGCCGGGCCGGCTCGACCCGGTCGGCGTGGTGCTCTCCATCATCGGCCTGGTGCTGCTGGTATACGGCATCATCCGCGGCGGCGAGCTCGCCGACTTCACCGACGCCTCCGTGCTGCTGCCGGTCATCGGCGGCCTGGCCGTCCTCGTCGTCTTCGTCCTGCACGAGAAGCGCAGCAGCAGCCCGGCCATCGACGTCTCGTACTTCCGCAAGCCGGCCTTCTCCGCCGCCGTCGCCGCCATCGCGCTGGTCTTCTTCGCCCTCATGGGCGTGACGTTCTTCTCCGCCTTCTACATGCAGAGCGTGCGCGGCTGGAGCGCCCTGCAGTCCGGGCTGCTGATCCTGCCGCTGGCCGTCGCGCAGATGATCTTCGCCCCGCGCGCCCGGCTCGTCGTCGAGCGGTTCGGCGCCCGTGCCGTGTGCACCGTCGGCATGCTGCTGGTCGCCGGCGGACTGGCCGCGTTCGTCCTGTTCGACGCCACCACCCCGGTGTGGGTGATGTGCGTGGTCTTCTTCGTCCAGGGCACGGGCATGGCCCATGTGATGCCGCCCGTCACCGTCGCCGTGATGCAGGCGCTGCCCCGCGAGAAGGCCGGCTCCGGCTCGGCCGTCAACAACACGTTCCGGCAGGTCGGCGGCGCCCTCGGGATCGCCGTCCTCGGCTCGGTGCTGTCCACCGTCTACCGCGGCGACATCGAGGGTCACCTCGACGCGGTCCCGGCCGCGGCCAGGGACGTGGCCGGGGAGTCGATCGAGGCGACACTCGGTGTCGCGGAGAAGATGGGCCCGGCCGGCACCCCGCTGGTCGCCGCCGCGCACGACGCCTTCCTGAGCGCCATGCACGTCACGGCGATCGGCTCGGCGTGCGTCGCCCTCGTCGGAGCGATCGTGGTCGCGCTGTTCCTGCCGGGCAGGCCGCCCGCCGGGCAGCCGCCCGCCCAGGAGGAGGAGGCGGTTCCCGCGCGTGCCGCGCGCTGA
- a CDS encoding ATP-binding cassette domain-containing protein, giving the protein MVDMTRIDKNPSSGGNAVEVRGLVKHYGSTKALDGVDLDVREGTVLGVLGPNGAGKTTLVRCLSTLIQPDAGHAIVAGYDVVKQPRALRRTIGLTGQYASVDEKLSGWENLYMIGRLLDLPRKKARSRADELLERFSLTDAARKAAMEYSGGMRRRLDLAASMIGSPAVLYLDEPTTGLDPRTRNEVWDEVQRMVAEGATVLLTTQYMEEAEQLANELTVIDQGRIIARGGVDELKAKVGGRTLQIRPADPADLAPMAQALRETGLDGVAGAQAVPDEGLLFVPILSDEQLTAVIGLLGTRGFALAHVATALPSLDEVFLAITGDKAHVTDTTPQEVAA; this is encoded by the coding sequence ATGGTGGACATGACGCGAATCGACAAGAACCCCAGCAGCGGCGGCAACGCCGTCGAGGTACGGGGGCTGGTCAAGCACTACGGCTCGACCAAAGCTCTGGACGGCGTGGACCTCGATGTGCGCGAGGGCACCGTCCTCGGCGTGCTCGGCCCCAACGGCGCCGGCAAGACCACCCTCGTCCGCTGCCTGTCCACCCTGATCCAGCCGGACGCCGGACACGCGATCGTGGCGGGCTACGACGTGGTGAAGCAGCCCCGCGCGCTGCGCCGCACCATCGGCCTGACCGGCCAGTACGCCTCGGTCGACGAGAAGCTCTCCGGCTGGGAGAACCTCTACATGATCGGGCGGCTGCTCGATCTCCCCCGCAAGAAGGCCCGTTCGCGCGCCGACGAACTGCTGGAGCGCTTCTCGCTCACCGACGCGGCGAGGAAGGCCGCGATGGAGTACTCCGGCGGCATGCGGCGCCGGCTCGACCTGGCCGCCTCCATGATCGGCAGCCCGGCCGTCCTGTACCTGGACGAACCGACGACGGGGCTCGACCCCCGTACCCGCAACGAGGTCTGGGACGAGGTGCAGCGCATGGTCGCGGAGGGGGCGACCGTGCTGCTCACCACCCAGTACATGGAAGAGGCCGAACAGCTCGCCAACGAGCTCACCGTCATCGACCAAGGCAGGATCATCGCCCGCGGCGGTGTCGACGAGCTGAAGGCCAAGGTAGGCGGCCGCACCCTGCAGATCCGCCCCGCCGACCCGGCGGACCTGGCCCCGATGGCGCAGGCGCTGCGGGAGACCGGTCTCGACGGCGTCGCGGGCGCCCAGGCGGTCCCGGACGAGGGGCTGCTGTTCGTCCCGATCCTCAGCGACGAGCAGCTCACCGCCGTCATCGGCCTGCTCGGCACCCGGGGCTTCGCACTGGCGCACGTCGCCACCGCACTGCCCAGCCTGGACGAGGTGTTCCTCGCCATCACCGGCGACAAGGCCCACGTCACCGACACGACTCCCCAGGAGGTCGCGGCATGA
- the panB gene encoding 3-methyl-2-oxobutanoate hydroxymethyltransferase — MSLQAAHNQSATPPAGAPSDSSKALYGGKSNRRVTVHDIAAATERGEKWPMLTAYDAMTASVFDEAGIPVMLVGDSMGNCHLGYESTVPVTMDEIAILSAAVVRGTRRALIVADLPFGSYQESPVQALRNATRLIKESGVGAVKLEGGERSHEQIRLLVDAGIPVMAHIGLTPQSVNAMGYRVQGRGEEAAQQMLRDAKAVQDAGAFAVVLELVPAELAAEVTRTLHIPTIGIGAGPDTDAQVLVYTDMVGLTGGKVPRFTKQYANLRQVLGDAAKAYADEVVGGTFPAPEHTFH; from the coding sequence ATGTCGCTTCAGGCTGCGCACAACCAGTCCGCCACACCCCCCGCGGGAGCCCCGTCCGACAGCAGCAAGGCGCTGTACGGAGGAAAGAGCAACCGCCGGGTCACCGTCCACGACATCGCCGCCGCCACCGAGCGCGGCGAGAAGTGGCCCATGCTCACCGCCTACGACGCGATGACCGCGTCCGTCTTCGACGAGGCCGGCATCCCGGTCATGCTCGTCGGCGACTCCATGGGCAACTGTCACCTCGGCTACGAGTCCACCGTGCCCGTCACGATGGACGAGATCGCCATCCTGTCCGCCGCCGTCGTCCGGGGCACCCGGCGTGCCCTGATCGTCGCCGACCTGCCCTTCGGCTCCTACCAGGAGAGCCCCGTCCAGGCCCTGCGCAACGCCACCCGGCTGATCAAGGAGTCCGGCGTCGGCGCGGTCAAGCTGGAGGGCGGCGAGCGCAGCCACGAGCAGATCAGGCTCCTGGTCGACGCCGGCATCCCGGTCATGGCGCACATCGGCCTGACCCCGCAGTCCGTGAACGCGATGGGCTACCGGGTGCAGGGCCGCGGCGAGGAGGCCGCCCAGCAGATGCTGCGCGACGCCAAGGCCGTGCAGGACGCGGGCGCGTTCGCCGTCGTCCTGGAGCTCGTACCGGCCGAACTGGCCGCCGAGGTCACCCGCACCCTGCACATCCCGACCATCGGCATCGGCGCCGGTCCGGACACCGACGCCCAGGTGCTGGTCTACACCGACATGGTCGGTCTGACCGGCGGCAAGGTGCCGCGCTTCACCAAGCAGTACGCCAACCTGCGCCAGGTCCTGGGCGACGCGGCGAAGGCATACGCGGACGAGGTCGTCGGCGGCACCTTCCCGGCGCCGGAGCACACCTTCCACTAG
- a CDS encoding MFS transporter has translation MPLALLALAVSAFGIGTTEFVMMGLLPNVADDLGTSVPTAGYLVSAYAIGVVLGAPLLTAVGSRLPRKRMLLLLMALFTVGNLASALAPGFGWLLAGRLLAGLPHGAFFGVGAVVAARLVAEGRQARAVATMFLGLTVANIVGVPAATLLGQHLGWRATFLVVAVIGLCAMAALARLVPPIPVEAHQNVRHELRALGNRQVLLGLLTAVFGFAGVFAVYSYLSAMTTEAMGFGESSVTLVLALFGIGMTLGALAAGPLTDRALRPTLYGSLGALAVILAVFPFAAHVQWAALVMVVLLGGVGFMTTTPLQMLVMNKAKDAPTLASASNHSAFNLANAGGAWLGGVAIAAGWGWTSPALVGAVLAVAGLAVAVTAGVLDRERTPSRVVARASEPAPRKSAADAH, from the coding sequence ATGCCACTGGCACTGCTCGCACTCGCGGTGAGCGCCTTCGGCATCGGTACTACGGAATTCGTGATGATGGGCCTGCTGCCCAACGTCGCGGACGATCTGGGCACCTCCGTCCCCACCGCGGGCTACCTCGTCTCGGCGTACGCGATCGGCGTGGTGCTCGGCGCCCCGCTGCTCACCGCCGTCGGCTCCCGGCTCCCGCGGAAACGGATGCTCCTGCTGCTGATGGCGCTCTTCACCGTCGGCAACCTCGCCTCCGCGCTGGCCCCCGGCTTCGGCTGGCTGCTCGCCGGACGGCTGCTCGCCGGGCTGCCGCACGGCGCGTTCTTCGGCGTCGGGGCCGTCGTCGCCGCCCGGCTGGTCGCCGAGGGGCGCCAGGCGCGCGCCGTGGCGACGATGTTCCTCGGCCTGACCGTCGCCAACATCGTCGGAGTCCCGGCCGCCACGCTGCTCGGCCAGCACCTCGGCTGGCGGGCCACGTTCCTCGTGGTCGCGGTCATCGGGCTGTGCGCGATGGCCGCGCTCGCCCGCCTCGTCCCCCCGATCCCCGTCGAGGCCCACCAGAACGTGCGCCACGAACTGCGCGCCCTCGGCAACCGCCAGGTCCTCCTCGGACTCCTGACCGCGGTCTTCGGCTTCGCCGGGGTCTTCGCCGTGTACTCCTACCTCTCGGCGATGACGACCGAGGCGATGGGCTTCGGGGAGTCCTCCGTCACCCTGGTGCTGGCGCTCTTCGGGATCGGCATGACCCTCGGCGCACTCGCCGCGGGCCCGCTCACGGACCGGGCGCTGCGCCCCACGCTGTACGGGTCACTGGGCGCGCTCGCCGTGATCCTGGCCGTCTTCCCGTTCGCCGCCCATGTGCAGTGGGCCGCTCTGGTGATGGTGGTGCTGCTGGGCGGGGTCGGCTTCATGACGACCACGCCGCTGCAGATGCTCGTCATGAACAAGGCGAAGGACGCCCCGACCCTGGCGTCCGCCTCCAACCACTCCGCGTTCAACCTGGCCAACGCGGGCGGTGCGTGGCTGGGCGGTGTGGCCATCGCGGCAGGCTGGGGCTGGACCTCCCCGGCCCTGGTCGGCGCGGTCCTGGCCGTGGCGGGACTCGCGGTCGCGGTCACGGCGGGCGTCCT
- a CDS encoding TetR/AcrR family transcriptional regulator codes for MQAQAPDRDGRAPGEQDRGARDGRERDPRVPGDRDQEPRPGDESEPRRGRPRSAAAERAILDAVVALLEAGEPLAGLSIERIARTAGVGKATIYRRWADKEELFVDVLRDIEPPEPEVSGTGGLGDLRVLLESMRTRGLAQRSSVLLHNVFAQMKSHPRLWAEYQCTVIAPRRAAMLAAVGRAVTAGELRGDTDVELMDDLFLGPMLVRTIHRPDAPLPEDLADRIVRLLVEGLGPRHGAAPPGEGTGRG; via the coding sequence GTGCAGGCTCAGGCACCGGACCGGGACGGCCGGGCCCCCGGCGAGCAGGACCGGGGGGCCCGCGACGGCCGGGAGCGGGACCCCCGGGTCCCCGGCGACCGGGACCAGGAACCCCGCCCCGGCGACGAGTCGGAGCCCCGCCGCGGCCGCCCGCGCAGCGCGGCGGCCGAGCGGGCCATCCTGGACGCCGTCGTCGCACTCCTGGAGGCCGGCGAACCCCTCGCCGGCCTCTCCATCGAGCGGATCGCCCGTACCGCCGGGGTCGGCAAGGCCACCATCTACCGCCGCTGGGCCGACAAGGAGGAGCTCTTCGTCGACGTCCTGCGCGACATCGAGCCCCCGGAACCCGAGGTCTCCGGCACCGGCGGCCTCGGTGACCTGCGGGTCCTGCTGGAGTCGATGCGCACCCGCGGTCTCGCCCAGCGCTCCTCGGTCCTGCTGCACAACGTCTTCGCGCAGATGAAGAGCCACCCCCGGCTGTGGGCCGAGTACCAGTGCACCGTGATCGCACCCCGCAGGGCCGCGATGCTCGCCGCCGTCGGCCGGGCCGTCACGGCGGGGGAACTGCGGGGCGACACGGACGTGGAGCTGATGGACGACCTGTTCCTCGGCCCCATGCTCGTACGCACCATCCACCGGCCGGACGCGCCGCTGCCCGAGGACCTCGCCGACCGCATCGTCCGCCTGCTGGTCGAGGGCCTCGGGCCCCGCCACGGCGCCGCACCGCCCGGTGAGGGCACCGGCCGCGGCTGA
- a CDS encoding ABC transporter permease yields the protein MSTTTLTPTPTSTAPSAPAGKIHDEGRIGLRNNLRHIGALVRRNLLQIKKDPESMFDALLMPVIFTLLFVYVFGGSVGGSMGGGRQEYLNYLIPGLMAMMGMNIAMAVGSGVNDDFRKGVMDRFRTMPIARSSVLIAKIVVELGRMMVATLILLGMGFALGMELQESVLGLIGAIALSAAFGAAIMWIFILLGLTLKTSQAVQGMGMLVLMPLQFGSSIFAPTKTMPGWLQTFTDYNPLSNLADAARALMMGGPLAHSVWVTLGWTVVITAVTAPLAVAKFRKKS from the coding sequence ATGAGCACCACGACTCTGACGCCCACCCCCACCAGTACCGCCCCGTCCGCCCCGGCCGGGAAGATCCACGACGAGGGCCGGATCGGACTGCGGAACAACCTGCGCCACATCGGGGCGCTGGTGCGGCGCAACCTGCTCCAGATCAAGAAGGATCCGGAGTCGATGTTCGACGCGCTCCTGATGCCGGTCATCTTCACGCTGCTGTTCGTCTACGTCTTCGGCGGCTCGGTCGGCGGCAGCATGGGCGGCGGCCGGCAGGAGTACCTGAACTACCTGATCCCCGGTCTGATGGCGATGATGGGCATGAACATCGCCATGGCGGTCGGCTCCGGTGTCAACGACGACTTCCGCAAGGGCGTCATGGACCGGTTCCGCACGATGCCGATCGCCCGTTCCTCGGTGCTCATCGCGAAGATCGTGGTCGAGCTCGGCCGCATGATGGTCGCCACGCTCATCCTGCTGGGCATGGGCTTCGCCCTCGGCATGGAGCTCCAGGAGTCGGTGCTGGGCCTGATCGGGGCGATCGCCCTGTCGGCCGCCTTCGGCGCCGCCATCATGTGGATCTTCATCCTGCTCGGACTGACGCTGAAGACCTCTCAGGCTGTCCAGGGAATGGGGATGCTCGTGCTGATGCCTCTCCAGTTCGGCTCCTCGATCTTCGCCCCGACGAAGACGATGCCCGGCTGGCTCCAGACCTTCACCGACTACAACCCGCTGTCCAACCTGGCCGACGCCGCGCGCGCCCTGATGATGGGCGGGCCGCTGGCCCACTCGGTCTGGGTGACGCTCGGCTGGACCGTGGTCATCACCGCGGTGACGGCACCGCTCGCGGTGGCCAAGTTCCGCAAGAAGTCCTGA